From the genome of Pirellulales bacterium, one region includes:
- a CDS encoding DMT family protein has protein sequence MRTAMLLICSNAFMTAAWYGHLRYKSTPLLVAILVSWLTALPEYMLQVPANRLGHSDTIEQAAGGSMPSAGPARTFRYDWRICGIPNFPRSQLQ, from the coding sequence GTGCGGACAGCCATGCTGCTCATCTGCTCAAATGCGTTTATGACGGCCGCGTGGTATGGCCACTTGAGGTACAAATCAACTCCTCTCTTGGTCGCAATACTGGTGAGTTGGTTGACTGCCTTGCCGGAATATATGCTGCAGGTTCCTGCTAATCGCTTGGGGCATAGCGATACCATCGAACAAGCTGCGGGCGGGAGCATGCCTTCCGCAGGGCCAGCGCGTACTTTTAGATATGACTGGAGAATATGCGGTATTCCAAACTTTCCCAGGTCTCAATTGCAATGA
- a CDS encoding YXWGXW repeat-containing protein, producing the protein MRTSIPLAAAAVTTVVSLIGFFGLPEAGLAQIGNVPPTPVPADSSLDDPTEPARADGGANLRGAEVLTRGPVHEAFASPTPLDPQATPTIKRKPPDSIEEVPPDEQPDGDHVVWIPGYWSWDDERNDFIWVSGLYRNAPPNQTWVPGCWNEVSDGYQWTPGFWTSAKQDAVTYLDTAPPASLESGPSSPSPSDDHFWIPGCWIYQDIRYVWRPGYWSAAQPNWVWVPAHYQWSLGGYIFVPGYWDFLPVSRGFLFAPVYFTQPIYYQPAFVFRPAVVIDSGFFSANLFCRPSFCNYYFGDYFGVQYSNVGFRPWFSVAVGIGGRPCYDPFFTYYNCHNRHHDRDWLVHAQRRYDQLRHDEHLRPPHTFVAAHNDTRRAGRANQGSHEAIAKALSDVKRDGGTGDVKARTVNLADRGKFIKQAAELRDFAKHRKEVEKKFDLSQTDRNADRHRASNAGAVAKSPDRNMRLPALAKIDSPALDRNKLAGDKLGHSTDAARKVGSHDRPTPATGPRRDDELRLKVGGSNA; encoded by the coding sequence ATGCGGACATCAATTCCGTTGGCAGCAGCGGCAGTCACAACCGTGGTTTCGTTGATTGGCTTCTTCGGATTGCCGGAGGCCGGTCTTGCCCAAATTGGGAATGTGCCGCCAACTCCAGTCCCTGCCGATTCGTCGCTAGACGATCCGACCGAGCCAGCGCGCGCCGATGGCGGTGCCAACTTGAGGGGCGCCGAAGTACTAACCCGCGGCCCAGTTCACGAGGCATTTGCCAGTCCAACGCCGCTCGACCCTCAAGCGACTCCGACAATCAAGCGTAAGCCTCCTGATTCGATTGAAGAAGTTCCGCCCGACGAGCAACCCGATGGCGACCATGTTGTCTGGATCCCCGGCTATTGGTCATGGGACGACGAGCGCAACGATTTTATTTGGGTCAGCGGCCTCTATCGGAACGCCCCGCCGAACCAGACATGGGTTCCAGGTTGCTGGAACGAAGTGTCCGATGGCTACCAATGGACGCCGGGATTTTGGACGTCGGCAAAACAGGATGCTGTGACGTATTTGGATACAGCGCCGCCAGCGTCGTTGGAATCTGGCCCTTCCAGTCCTTCGCCTTCCGACGATCACTTTTGGATACCCGGTTGTTGGATCTATCAAGACATTCGTTATGTCTGGCGACCAGGATATTGGTCGGCGGCGCAACCCAATTGGGTGTGGGTGCCAGCTCACTATCAATGGAGTCTTGGCGGGTACATTTTCGTTCCAGGCTATTGGGACTTCTTGCCGGTTTCTCGCGGTTTTCTGTTTGCGCCCGTCTATTTCACTCAGCCGATTTATTATCAGCCAGCGTTCGTCTTTCGCCCGGCAGTCGTGATTGATTCCGGATTCTTCTCCGCCAACCTATTTTGCCGCCCATCATTTTGTAATTACTACTTTGGCGATTATTTCGGCGTGCAATACTCGAATGTTGGGTTTCGCCCATGGTTTTCGGTCGCTGTCGGCATCGGCGGCAGACCCTGCTACGATCCTTTTTTTACCTACTATAACTGCCACAACCGGCATCACGACCGCGATTGGCTGGTTCATGCGCAGCGCCGCTATGACCAATTGCGCCACGACGAGCATCTGCGACCGCCACACACGTTTGTCGCCGCCCACAACGACACTCGGCGAGCAGGTCGTGCAAACCAAGGCAGCCACGAAGCGATAGCGAAGGCTCTGAGCGACGTGAAGCGCGATGGCGGCACTGGCGATGTGAAAGCACGCACCGTCAATCTTGCCGACCGCGGCAAGTTTATCAAACAAGCAGCGGAGCTAAGAGATTTTGCCAAACATCGGAAGGAAGTGGAAAAGAAGTTCGATTTATCGCAAACCGATCGCAACGCGGATCGTCATCGCGCTAGCAATGCTGGGGCGGTCGCGAAGTCACCTGACAGGAATATGAGGCTGCCAGCGCTGGCCAAAATCGATTCGCCGGCGCTCGATCGCAACAAATTGGCCGGCGACAAATTGGGCCATTCAACCGACGCGGCCAGGAAGGTAGGTTCGCACGATCGCCCGACGCCCGCAACAGGGCCACGACGGGACGATGAACTTCGGCTTAAAGTAGGCGGCTCGAACGCCTAG